One segment of Ketobacter sp. MCCC 1A13808 DNA contains the following:
- a CDS encoding RNA polymerase sigma factor translates to MNDFATDFSIGQLYNDHQPALKRFLMAMLRSEQAAEDVAHEAWVRVLRYRPKQPVENPQAYLFTVGANAARDYLARESTRSKFTTTADDAPFDQAICPHPNAEQCAQDHQRLQTLARAVDDLPPRCREVFLMSRFDGLSNPDIALRLQISRNMVEKHIIKALLHCRNRLKSQGV, encoded by the coding sequence ATGAATGACTTTGCCACTGACTTTTCCATCGGACAGCTTTATAACGACCACCAACCGGCCCTGAAGCGTTTTCTTATGGCTATGTTACGCAGTGAACAGGCTGCCGAGGATGTTGCCCATGAGGCCTGGGTAAGGGTGCTACGGTACAGGCCCAAGCAACCGGTGGAAAATCCCCAGGCCTATTTATTTACTGTGGGTGCCAATGCCGCACGGGATTATCTGGCGCGGGAAAGCACCCGCAGCAAGTTCACCACCACCGCCGATGACGCGCCCTTCGATCAGGCTATCTGCCCTCACCCCAACGCCGAACAATGCGCTCAAGACCATCAGCGCCTGCAAACGTTAGCCCGAGCAGTCGATGATTTACCTCCGCGCTGCCGTGAAGTGTTTTTAATGAGTCGCTTCGATGGGCTGAGCAACCCGGATATTGCCCTTCGCCTGCAAATTTCCCGCAATATGGTAGAAAAACACATTATCAAAGCACTTCTCCATTGCCGTAATAGGCTAAAATCCCAAGGCGTATAA
- a CDS encoding FecR family protein codes for MSGSPPIEGAPTKEQKAMTQRNPASTNRPADDQQERFPESLVEEATTWFVRMTTGDASTEDRQLFQRWLEQSPTHWAAYSEAKKLWDELGQIPAPAAVSPTPSRRFTGWKPGLAACFALLACVLFGQSATLENLQSTYFTSVGEIRQITLSDRSVLFLNTDSAVNIEFTEHCRCITLLRGEAYFEVSKNPARPFEVHTGIGRTRAVGTAFSVRKTQQDTRVAVTEGRVEIASELNNAEFQSLLLNAGDTAFYDRNGVQPSGSHVADNTAAWRHGKLIFINRPLSEVVSELDRYHAGKIVLARQPGGEQHFTGVLNLQDTGQALMALEQTQSLSILEITPLLIFLRASH; via the coding sequence ATGTCAGGCAGTCCACCTATTGAGGGCGCCCCGACTAAAGAGCAAAAAGCAATGACCCAGCGAAATCCAGCCAGCACTAACCGACCCGCGGATGACCAGCAGGAGCGGTTTCCGGAGTCGCTGGTTGAAGAGGCCACCACCTGGTTTGTACGCATGACAACGGGCGATGCCAGCACCGAGGACCGGCAGCTATTCCAGCGATGGCTGGAACAAAGCCCGACGCATTGGGCCGCCTACAGTGAAGCCAAAAAATTGTGGGATGAGCTGGGCCAGATACCCGCACCGGCGGCAGTTTCCCCTACCCCCAGCCGTCGCTTCACTGGCTGGAAACCGGGACTCGCCGCGTGTTTCGCGCTACTTGCCTGTGTCTTGTTCGGGCAATCAGCAACCCTTGAAAACCTGCAATCGACCTATTTCACCTCGGTAGGTGAAATCCGTCAGATTACCCTAAGCGATCGCTCTGTCCTGTTTTTAAATACGGATTCAGCTGTCAACATCGAATTTACCGAGCACTGCCGTTGTATCACCCTGCTACGAGGCGAGGCTTATTTTGAAGTCAGCAAAAATCCCGCCCGCCCGTTTGAAGTCCACACCGGCATCGGGCGGACCCGGGCAGTGGGTACCGCGTTTTCCGTACGCAAAACCCAGCAGGATACCCGCGTGGCGGTCACCGAAGGCCGAGTGGAAATAGCAAGCGAACTCAACAACGCTGAATTTCAAAGCTTGCTCCTGAACGCAGGCGATACCGCATTTTACGATCGCAACGGTGTGCAACCATCGGGCTCACACGTCGCCGACAATACGGCTGCGTGGAGGCACGGCAAACTCATATTTATAAACCGCCCTCTGAGTGAAGTGGTATCCGAACTGGATCGATACCATGCCGGAAAAATAGTATTGGCCCGCCAACCCGGCGGCGAGCAGCATTTCACCGGCGTACTCAATCTGCAGGATACTGGACAGGCGCTGATGGCACTGGAGCAAACTCAGTCCTTATCGATACTGGAAATTACACCACTGCTGATCTTTCTCCGGGCCTCACACTAG
- a CDS encoding TonB-dependent receptor: MNSRGYFGTAILATVFAHTTVLADDNRVSSVVAKEQHSAAMSNFSIPAGDLQSALLNFSQQVDLQLLYASDLTAGITTQGIQGEYHPQAALELLLAGTGLTYRFTNEHTVTLEKAGESTLPAVEVSANAVPASEQLPMPFNGGQVADGVRLGILGNTDILDAPFSITSYTSKTIEDQQARSVLDVLANQPSVRSASARSNINEDFILRGFPVESQDIALNGMYALMPYFRVPVEMAERVEVFEGPSALLSGMSPGGNIGGSINIVPKRAGDRPVNRFTAQYFSDSVLGGHLDIGRRFGENDEFGARVNGMYRTGDTTVDYQSEEDKLGSVALDYQGDRLRLSADLIYQKQNIDGVVRQFTIAPTVTNLPSPPEGTLSYPGSWTDLAMEDSSGVFRAEFDLSSAVTLYAGAGARASKMDAVAGNPEITGNFGSYTYAPAWQLFDVDSRSYEAGMNSRFATGFVTHQLNISATQVRQNQSLFFYTGFPFQDGTITTSNDTPAPDLAGITVDKNKYVDTKLTSYAIADTLGFMDEKVKLTVGIRQQQVQVQNFNFLTGAPSGDAYDESKPTPVVGLVLKPWSETVSLYASYVEGLS; encoded by the coding sequence ATGAATTCCCGGGGATATTTCGGTACCGCCATCCTGGCGACCGTTTTTGCTCATACGACAGTCTTGGCAGATGATAATCGGGTCAGCAGCGTCGTTGCCAAAGAACAACATTCAGCTGCCATGTCCAATTTCTCTATTCCGGCAGGTGACTTGCAAAGTGCATTACTCAACTTTTCCCAGCAAGTGGATTTGCAATTACTGTACGCTTCGGACCTGACTGCAGGCATAACCACACAAGGTATCCAGGGCGAATACCATCCCCAAGCTGCGCTTGAACTGTTACTGGCCGGAACCGGACTCACCTATCGTTTCACTAACGAGCACACCGTGACGTTGGAAAAGGCAGGTGAAAGTACCCTGCCTGCAGTTGAAGTCTCCGCCAACGCGGTGCCTGCTTCAGAGCAACTGCCAATGCCCTTCAATGGCGGACAAGTAGCCGATGGTGTCCGCCTGGGGATTCTGGGCAACACCGACATTCTGGACGCGCCATTCAGTATCACCAGCTATACCAGTAAAACCATAGAAGACCAGCAAGCCCGTAGCGTCTTGGACGTTCTCGCCAATCAGCCCTCGGTGCGCAGTGCCAGTGCCCGCAGCAATATCAACGAAGATTTTATCCTGCGGGGATTCCCGGTTGAGAGCCAGGATATCGCGCTTAACGGTATGTATGCGTTGATGCCCTACTTTCGTGTACCGGTTGAAATGGCTGAACGTGTGGAAGTATTTGAAGGTCCAAGTGCCTTGCTGAGCGGCATGTCGCCCGGCGGCAATATTGGTGGCTCAATCAACATCGTTCCGAAGCGGGCCGGAGACCGGCCCGTTAACCGATTCACCGCCCAGTACTTTTCAGACTCTGTACTCGGTGGCCACCTGGATATCGGTCGCCGTTTCGGTGAAAACGACGAATTCGGCGCCCGCGTGAACGGCATGTACCGTACTGGTGACACCACGGTTGATTATCAATCCGAAGAGGATAAGTTAGGATCTGTGGCGCTGGATTACCAGGGCGATCGCCTACGCCTGAGCGCAGACCTTATCTATCAGAAACAAAATATCGACGGCGTCGTAAGGCAATTTACAATCGCCCCCACGGTCACCAATTTGCCCTCTCCGCCGGAGGGCACCCTCAGTTACCCCGGCTCCTGGACTGATCTTGCCATGGAAGACAGCTCCGGCGTGTTTCGTGCTGAGTTTGATCTGTCCAGCGCAGTCACCCTTTACGCCGGTGCCGGCGCAAGAGCCAGTAAAATGGACGCTGTGGCAGGTAATCCTGAGATCACCGGCAATTTTGGCAGCTATACTTACGCGCCTGCCTGGCAACTCTTTGATGTGGATTCCCGCTCCTATGAAGCCGGTATGAACAGTCGCTTCGCAACGGGCTTCGTTACCCATCAATTGAATATCAGCGCCACTCAGGTACGCCAGAATCAAAGCCTCTTTTTTTACACAGGCTTCCCTTTCCAGGACGGGACCATCACAACCTCCAATGATACCCCCGCCCCCGATCTGGCAGGCATCACTGTAGATAAAAATAAATACGTCGATACCAAGCTGACCAGCTATGCAATAGCAGACACCTTGGGTTTTATGGATGAAAAAGTGAAGTTGACCGTTGGCATCCGGCAGCAACAAGTTCAGGTTCAGAATTTTAATTTTTTAACCGGCGCACCGTCGGGGGATGCCTACGACGAGAGCAAACCCACTCCGGTGGTGGGCTTGGTCTTGAAGCCCTGGTCAGAAACCGTATCGTTATACGCCAGCTATGTGGAAGGCCTGAGCTAG
- a CDS encoding TonB-dependent receptor domain-containing protein has protein sequence MTNPGEVFEPTVSKQFEIGAKAEWNSLGGSVAIYHLEKPSGIRVGNTFEVSGEQTHKGVELNLYGEITPAIRLLGGASYIDSEMATTTEGINQGRSAIGVPEFQLNLGGEWDTPLINHLTLTSRIIYTGEQYADQSGRIELPHWTRVDIGARYTTKAAGKPLVLRANLENLFNESSWGVSNAGYLYVGDARSLQLSATIDF, from the coding sequence CTGACCAATCCCGGTGAGGTTTTTGAGCCCACCGTTTCCAAACAATTCGAAATAGGAGCCAAAGCAGAATGGAATAGTTTGGGCGGCTCGGTTGCAATCTATCACTTAGAAAAGCCCAGCGGGATACGGGTTGGCAACACCTTCGAAGTCAGCGGTGAACAAACCCACAAAGGGGTGGAACTTAATCTTTACGGTGAAATAACACCGGCTATTCGACTTTTGGGGGGGGCATCCTATATCGACTCCGAAATGGCCACCACGACTGAAGGTATCAACCAGGGCAGATCAGCAATCGGTGTTCCTGAATTTCAGCTGAACCTGGGCGGCGAGTGGGACACCCCGCTCATCAACCACCTGACACTGACCTCGCGAATTATCTATACCGGAGAACAATACGCCGACCAGTCAGGCCGTATTGAGCTACCGCACTGGACACGGGTCGATATCGGGGCACGCTATACCACTAAAGCCGCGGGCAAACCTCTGGTGCTGCGCGCTAATCTGGAGAATCTGTTTAATGAATCGTCCTGGGGTGTTTCAAATGCGGGCTACCTCTATGTGGGTGATGCTCGTAGCTTGCAACTGTCGGCCACCATTGACTTCTAG
- a CDS encoding PepSY-associated TM helix domain-containing protein, translating to MNIRLWFLIHKWTSLVCTVFLLMLCLTGLPLIFHEEIDHTFGDEVEAPEMPAGTPAASMDQIAEAARLRHPGELIRFAFWDEKEHPHLTLLTMTETYDAPPEDDRLIVLDSRTADILDEPPPDSGFMYIMFKLHVDLFAGLPGMLFLGFMGLLFVVAIVSGVVLYSPFMRKLDFGTVRTQRSTRLQWLDLHNLLGVVTLVWALVVGLTGSINTLSQVVIGIWQQGQLAEMVAPYKDLDPPTDLGSVQRAMDTASAAVPDMDISFLAWPGTLFSSPHHYSVFMRGTTPLTSRLLQPALIDAVSGELTDTRTMPWYVQTLLLSQPLHFGDYGGLPLKVLWLVLDLITIVVLGSGLYLWIGRHQRSTARQIEEIKGGGLLEGETR from the coding sequence ATGAATATCCGGCTCTGGTTTTTGATACATAAATGGACCAGTCTGGTCTGCACTGTATTTTTATTGATGTTGTGCCTGACCGGTCTGCCACTGATCTTTCATGAAGAAATTGATCACACTTTCGGGGATGAGGTTGAAGCACCGGAAATGCCTGCGGGCACGCCCGCAGCAAGCATGGACCAGATTGCCGAAGCAGCTCGGTTGCGCCACCCAGGAGAATTAATCCGCTTTGCCTTCTGGGACGAAAAAGAGCATCCCCATCTGACGCTATTGACCATGACCGAAACCTATGACGCGCCACCGGAGGACGACCGCCTCATTGTTCTTGACTCCCGCACCGCCGACATACTTGACGAGCCACCACCGGACAGCGGATTTATGTACATCATGTTCAAACTGCACGTCGACCTGTTTGCCGGGCTGCCGGGAATGTTATTTTTAGGCTTCATGGGGCTTTTATTCGTCGTCGCGATTGTGTCCGGGGTGGTGCTCTACTCGCCGTTCATGCGCAAATTGGATTTTGGTACGGTACGTACGCAGCGCAGCACCCGCTTGCAGTGGCTTGATCTGCACAACCTCTTGGGTGTGGTGACTTTGGTGTGGGCTTTGGTTGTCGGGCTCACCGGCAGCATTAATACCCTGAGTCAGGTGGTGATCGGCATCTGGCAGCAAGGACAATTGGCAGAAATGGTCGCGCCCTATAAAGATCTCGATCCGCCAACGGATTTGGGCTCGGTGCAGCGCGCTATGGACACCGCCAGCGCGGCTGTCCCGGATATGGATATCAGCTTCCTGGCCTGGCCAGGTACCCTGTTTTCCAGCCCCCATCATTACAGTGTGTTCATGCGTGGCACCACACCGCTGACGTCACGCCTTTTACAGCCGGCGCTGATCGACGCTGTCTCAGGCGAGCTCACAGACACCCGCACTATGCCCTGGTATGTACAGACGCTGCTGCTATCCCAACCCTTGCACTTTGGTGACTACGGCGGCCTTCCGCTTAAGGTTCTTTGGTTGGTATTGGATCTGATTACGATTGTGGTGCTGGGCAGCGGATTGTACCTCTGGATTGGCCGTCATCAACGTTCCACTGCCCGTCAAATAGAAGAAATCAAAGGTGGCGGTTTACTGGAAGGAGAAACGCGATGA